From a single Glycine soja cultivar W05 chromosome 19, ASM419377v2, whole genome shotgun sequence genomic region:
- the LOC114398551 gene encoding ATP-dependent DNA helicase PIF1-like, which yields MVESERLNYIRNNQKKLRVDKYCSLQNSLDAGTSQGLNKGKRVILPSTFVGSPRYMDQLYFDETTTFAKWILDIGDEIIGHENDGYSTIEIPEDLLITEYDDPIPAIVNSTFLDLTHHHNDGQYFNNRAILALTNETVEQVNDYLLSLIPGEHMEYLSSDSIDKSETNESCHFQTITTEFLNSLMTSGLPNHCIKLKIGTPIMLLRNLDQTQGLCNGTRIITTRLAKHVIAAEMISGKYSGHMVYIPRMSMSPSQSPWPFKPLSRQFPIMLSYAMTINKSQGQSLSTVGLYFPKPVFSHGQLYVSLSRVKTKKGLKILIHDKDQKNMTSTTNVVFKEVFNNLGRLI from the exons ATGGTTGAATCGGAAAGACTCAACTACATCAGGAACAACCAAAAGAAACTTAGAGTTGACAAGTATTGTAGCTTACAAAATTCACTGGATGCTGGGACAAGTCAAGGTTTAAATAAAGGCAAGAGAGTAATTTTGCCTTCTACCTTTGTTGGCAGCCCCCGCTACATGGATCAGCTATACTTTGATG AAACTACCACATTTGCTAAGTGGATCCTTGACATTGGAGATGAAATTATTGGACATGAAAATGATGGCTATTCCACAATTGAAATCCCTGAGGACCTGTTGATAACTGAATATGATGATCCAATTCCTGCCATAGTTAACTCAACATTCCTAGATTTAACACACCATCACAACGATGGTCAGTACTTCAACAATAGGGCAATATTAGCTTTAACCAACGAAACAGTCGAACAGGTCAATGATTATTTACTATCATTAATCCCAG GTGAGCACATGGAATACCTAAGTTCTGACTCTATAGACAAATCAGAAACCAATGAAAGTTGTCATTTTCAAACAATAACTACTGAATTCCTTAATTCATTGATGACATCTGGTCTGCCAAATCATTGTATCAAGCTTAAAATAGGAACTCCTATAATGCTTTTAAGGAACTTAGATCAAACTCAAGGCCTGTGTAATGGCACTAGAATAATAACTACAAGACTGGCAAAGCATGTAATTGCGGCTGAAATGATTTCTGGCAAATATTCAGGCCATATGGTTTACATCCCAAGAATGTCCATGTCCCCTTCACAATCACCATGGCCTTTTAAACCTTTAAGTAGACAATTTCCAATTATGTTGTCTTACGCAATGACAATTAACAAATCTCAGGGACAGTCATTGTCCACAGTCGGACTTTATTTTCCAAAACCAGTTTTTAGCCATGGTCAATTATATGTTTCATTATCAAGggtcaaaacaaagaaaggtttaaaaattttgatccaTGATAAAGACCAGAAAAATATGACTTCTACTACCAATGTAGTTTTCAAAGAAGTCTTCAATAATCTAGGAAGGTTAATATAA